A DNA window from Mastomys coucha isolate ucsf_1 unplaced genomic scaffold, UCSF_Mcou_1 pScaffold21, whole genome shotgun sequence contains the following coding sequences:
- the LOC116101570 gene encoding isochorismatase domain-containing protein 2A isoform X1, whose product MAAARASLGRILPESSILFLCDMQEKFRPSIAYFPQIVSVAARMLKVARLLDVPVLLTEQYPEGLGPTVPELGAQGIRPVSKTCFSMVPTLQKELDSRSQLRSVLLCGIETQACILNTALDLLDRGLQVHVVVDACSSRSQVDRLVALTRMRQSGAFLSTSESLILQLVRDAAHPQFKEIQRIIKEPVPDSGLLGLFQGQNPSC is encoded by the exons ATGGCAGCAGCCAGGGCTAGCCTGGGTCGGATCCTCCCAGAGTCCTCCATCCTGTTCCTATGTGACATGCAGGAGAAGTTTCGTCCTAGCATAGCCTACTTCCCACAGATCGTATCAGTGGCTGCTCGAATGCTTAAG GTGGCCCGGCTGCTGGATGTCCCCGTCTTGCTGACCGAGCAGTACCCAGAAGGCCTGGGCCCCACAGTTCCTGAGCTAGGCGCTCAGGGCATTCGGCCAGTGAGTAAGACATGCTTCAGCATGGTGCCCACCTTACAGAAGGAGCTGGATAGTCGGTCCCAGCTGCGGTCTGTGCTGCTTTGTGGCATAGAGACCCAAGCCTGCATCTTG AACACGGCTCTGGACCTACTTGACCGGGGACTGCAGGTCCATGTAGTGGTGGATGCCTGCTCTTCTCGAAG CCAGGTTGACCGGCTGGTGGCACTGACCCGTATGAGACAGAGTGGAGCTTTCCTCTCCACCAGCGAATCGCTCATTCTGCAGCTTGTGAGGGATGCTGCCCACCCCCAGTTCAAGGAG ATTCAAAGGATCATTAAGGAGCCAGTCCCAGACAGCGGGCTGCTGGGCCTATTCCAAGGCCAGAACCCCTCTTGCTGA
- the LOC116101570 gene encoding isochorismatase domain-containing protein 2A isoform X2, with amino-acid sequence MAAARASLGRILPESSILFLCDMQEKFRPSIAYFPQIVSVAARMLKVARLLDVPVLLTEQYPEGLGPTVPELGAQGIRPNTALDLLDRGLQVHVVVDACSSRSQVDRLVALTRMRQSGAFLSTSESLILQLVRDAAHPQFKEIQRIIKEPVPDSGLLGLFQGQNPSC; translated from the exons ATGGCAGCAGCCAGGGCTAGCCTGGGTCGGATCCTCCCAGAGTCCTCCATCCTGTTCCTATGTGACATGCAGGAGAAGTTTCGTCCTAGCATAGCCTACTTCCCACAGATCGTATCAGTGGCTGCTCGAATGCTTAAG GTGGCCCGGCTGCTGGATGTCCCCGTCTTGCTGACCGAGCAGTACCCAGAAGGCCTGGGCCCCACAGTTCCTGAGCTAGGCGCTCAGGGCATTCGGCCA AACACGGCTCTGGACCTACTTGACCGGGGACTGCAGGTCCATGTAGTGGTGGATGCCTGCTCTTCTCGAAG CCAGGTTGACCGGCTGGTGGCACTGACCCGTATGAGACAGAGTGGAGCTTTCCTCTCCACCAGCGAATCGCTCATTCTGCAGCTTGTGAGGGATGCTGCCCACCCCCAGTTCAAGGAG ATTCAAAGGATCATTAAGGAGCCAGTCCCAGACAGCGGGCTGCTGGGCCTATTCCAAGGCCAGAACCCCTCTTGCTGA